CCTCGTCGTCCCAGTGGATCCCGGCGAACGGGTTCTGGTGCTCGTGGTGCATGCCGAGCGCGTGCCCGATCTCGTGCAGGGCCGTCCCGCGCTCCCCCGGCGCGGTCAGGTCCCACCCGAAGTTCATCGTGCGCTCGTGCAGTCCGACCTGGAGCGCGTCCTTGCCCACCGTCGACCAGGAACCGTCGCCGAGCTGGAACCCGATCCGCAGCTCCGCCTCGGAACGGTCGCCGACCTCGGCGAACGTGACCCCGATACCGAGGTCCTGCCACTCCAGGAAGCACTCCCGTACGACGTCCCGCTGCTCCTGCGCGCCGACCCACGACACCCGGCGGGTCGCCCCGCTGCCGGGTACCGCGATCACCGAGGCGTCCGAGTCGCCGTCGAAGAAGTAGTAGTGCAGGACGGTGTTGTTGACCCACTTCCGGCTCCCGCTGATGAGCGCGCTCAGCCGCTCGGCGGTCAACCCCGGTGTGAAGACGGGGGCCGACTGCTGCGCGAGGGAGCAGTAGCGGGAAGCCATGCGCCAAGAGTGCCGTCGGCCCTCGGCGGGCGCCTGAGTCGAAGGCTACTCAAGTCCCCGTGTATCAGGCGTGAGTACTCGCGCTCTTGTAGGTGTGATGACTTGGGAACGGGACGCGAAGACCCTGGAGCTGCCCTGGCCGTTCACCGGCCGGGAGGACGAACTCGAGCTGATCCGCCGCTCGTCGGCCGCAGGTCACCACGGCATCGTGGTCACCGGCCCGGCGGGCTGCGGCAAGACCCGGCTCGTCACGGAAGCCGTCCGCGGCACCGACTGCGCCAGGGTGGCCGGGACGCCCGAGACCCGGCACATCCCGTTCGCCGCGTTCGCCCATCTGCTGCCCGAGACGGTGAACCTGCACCGGGCGGTGCAACTTCTGTCCGCCGTACGGCTGTTGCTGGTCGACGACGCTCATCTGCTCGATGACGCCTCGGCCGCCCTCGTCCACCAGCTCGCCGTGCACGGCCGCACCCGGCTGCTGGTCGTCGCCACCGACGGCGCCCCCGCCCCCGGCGCCGTCTCCCGGCTGTGGACCGGCGAGCTGCTGCCGCGCCTCGCCCTGGAACCGCTGCCCCACGAGGAGACGGCCCAGCTGGCCGCGGCGGGCGTCGGGGGAAGCCTGGAACCGCTCACCGTCAACCGGCTGCACCGGCTGTGCCGCGGCGACCTGCGACTGCTGCGCGAGCTGCTCGGCGCCGTCCGCGAGAGCGGGCTGCTCACCCGGCTGCCCGGGTCGGACGACTGGGCGTGGCGGGGCCCGATGCCGGTCACGACGACCGTGCGGGAACGGACGGCGCGGGTCCTGGAGCGCGCGGACCGCGAGACGCTCGAACTCCTCGCGTTCGCCGAGCCGTTGCCGCGGTCCATGGACGACCTCGACCTGCCCGCCCTCGAACGCCTCGAAGCCGACGGCCTGGTGCACGTCGACGACGACGGTGCCGTACGTCTCGCCCACCCCCTGCACGGCCCGGTGCTGCGGGCCGCGGCCGGCCGGCTGCGGGCGAGGCGGCTGGCGCGCGGGCCGGAGCAGTGCTCGGCGGCCCTGGCGGCGGAGACCGCCGCGCTGGCGGCCAGGATCGAGCGCGCCGACGTACGGGAGACGGACGCGCCCGTGGGGGAGTGGCTCGTCGCGGAGGGACAGCCGGTCCCGGCGCGGTACGCGGCCGTCCGGGCGAGGTTCGCCCGGCTGCGCGGAGAGCTGCGGGAGGCGGCGGCCTGGGCGAGGGAGGGACTGCGGGAGACGGCGGGCGACCCGTCCTGCCGTGCCGAACTCGCCCTGGCGGCCGCGCAGTCGGGAGAGACGACCGGCCTCGACGGCGATGCCGGCGGCCCGGTCGCGGCCTGGCTGGCGGCGGCGCGCGGCGACGTCGACACCGCGCTGGAAACGGTCACCGACGCCTACGACGCCGTACGCCTCGGAGCTCCCCACGCGCGGCCGGGCACCGGGGTGTTCGCCCTGCACGCCGACGCGCTCGCCCGGAACGACGGGCCGGCGCTGGACCGGGCCGCCGAGCGGCTGGAGGAGCGCGGGTTCCTGCTGTTCGCCGCCGAGGCGCACGCACAGGCCGTCCGCGCCCACCGCGACCCGCGCGCCGCCCGCACCTCACGCACCCGGGCCGTCGCCCTCGCCCGCCGCTGCCAAGGGGCCCGCACCCCGGCCCTGTCCGGACTGGTCCTCGGCGAACTCACCGCACGCCAACGGCAGATCGTCACACTCGCCGCCGCCGGACTCAGCAACCGGCAGATCGCGGAGAAGCTGACGCTGTCCATCCGCACCGTCGGCAACCACCTCTACAGCGCGTACGCCCGCCTCGGTGCGAACGACCGCGGAGCGCTGCCGTGGCTGGTGGAACTGCCCGCCGCACAGCCGGCCTGAGCCGGCCCATCGACCGGCGGTCTGACCCCCGTAATCGGGGGAGGGGTCAGGCCGCCGCCCTGACCGGCACCGCGCTCACGCCGCGCCGAACGCCGAGAACGCCCACCCCGTCGCCTGGTGCGTCGCATCCCCCGGCAGTGCCGCACGCGCGTCGCGCAGCGCCTCGGCCAGGGACAGGCCGGTGCTCAGCGCCTTGTGCAGGGCGAGCATCAGCGGGACCACCGCCGCGTCGTTGACCGGCGCGGTGCACGCCACCACGCCCGCCGTGCCCAGCGGCAGCAGCGCGGTGACCAGGCCGAGCAGCTCGTCCGCGCCGACCGAGGCGAACCGGGCGGTGTCGCAGCAGGACAGGATGATCCGGTACGGGCTGCGGTCGAGGCGCTCGAAGTCGTGCACGACGATCGGCCCGTCGGCCATCCGCAGCGAGGAGAACAGCGGGCTGTCGGCGCGGAAGGTGCCGTGCGCGGCGATGTGCGCCAGCGCGGCTCCGTCGAGCTCCGTCAACACCCGTGGCACCCGCGCCTCGTCCTCCTCCAGGACGGTCGACCCGCCGTACCGGCCCGCCAGTTCGGGCACTTCGGCGCCCTCGGTCGCCAACCCCGGCCCACGGACCAGCACATGGCGGCCCCCGGGCGGCGGTTCGGTCTCGCGGGCCCGCAGCCAGCTGCTCGCCGACGGCGACACACTGAGCACCCGCTCCCGCAGCGACGGCAGCAGCGCCCACGGCACCCGGTGCAGCCGGCCCGGCGGTACGACGACGACCGGCCCGGAGCCGAGGTGGGCCGCGGCCGGACCGAGCAGCAGCTCCTCCAGACGCCGCCCCGCCGCCTCCACCACCGGCAGCCGCCCCTCCGCCCCCGGATGCGCCAGCCGGCGCAGCCCGGCCTGCACATGCTCGGCCTCGGTCTCCGCCTCGTGCAGCAGCCCGGCCTCGAACCGCCGCACTCGTCCCTGCCCGCACAGCAGTACCTGAACACGCCCGTCGAGCACCGCCAGTTCGACCAGGCGTACGTCATCACCCAGCCGCTCCAGCAGCCGGCCCGGTTCGAAGCGGCTGCCGTCGCCGGGGTTGTCCCCGCGGATGTGCAGGGTGCGGGCGCGGATCTCCCGTTCCAGGCGCCGCTGTTCGCGCTCCAGTACAGGCAGCGGACGGCCCTCCCTGCGGGCGGCCTCCGCGCGGGCCGCGATCTCCCGGAACGCCGTCAGATCGCTCAGCAGCGCCGGGTCGTCGGGCGGGCGGGTCGGCGGCGCGGAGAGAGCGGTGGCCCGCCAGCGTTCGCTCCACACCAGCAGCCGGCGCGGGTTGCCGGAGTCCAGGCTCGCCCGCTGCGCCAACGCGGCCAGTTCCGCGCCCTGTTCGGTGGCCCGGGCCCTGAGCTCCGAGGCGCCCAGCGTCATCCGGTGGTCGTCGAGGACGTCCAGGCCACGTCGGCACGCCTCCAGGATGCCCCGCCCCGACCCGGCCGCCCGGGCCCGCAGCGCCTGCGCCGCCCAGCCGGTCATCCGCGCCAGCGGAGGGCCGCTGTGCCGGCTGCGGGCGGCGATCGCCAGATGCCGTTCGGCATCCTCCGTCCAGCCCAGCCCCAGTGCGATCCGCCCCGCCAGCAGCGAGGCCTCGGGCGCGGCCGGCGCCCCGAACCCGGCCAGGCGCTCGGCGACTTCGGCCGCGTCGGCCACCAGCCGCCCCGAACCGCGTCCGGCGGCCAGCCGCGCCTCGACCAGCACCAGCCGGGCATGCGTCTCCCACCAGGACCGCCGCTGCGCGGCGAACAGCCGCACCGCGAGCGCCGCCCGCGCGATCGCGGTGTGCGGATCGCCCGCCCGCCGCGCGGCCCGCGCCGCCGCCAGCAGCAGCTCCGCCTTGAGGGTGGACTGTCCGCCGATCCCGTCCAGCACGGCGATCGCCGCGTCCGCCTCCGCCAGCGCCTCCGGCGCGAGACCGGCCGCCATCAGCACCTCGCAGCGCCGGATGTACCACATGAACGACGGCGTGCCGAGCTTGGCGTACCGCTCCCCGGCCTCGTCGAACAGGCGCAGCGCCGCCGGGATGTCGCCGGACCGGAACGCGGCGAGCCCCCGGCTCTCCACCCCGTCCGCCTTGTCGTGCTCCTGGCCCGTGGTGTCGAACAGCGTCTCGGCCGCCGCGAAGTCCGCCTCGGCCCGCTCCACCGCGCCGACCGCCAGATGCACGGTCGCGCGCAGCGTCAGCGCCCGCGCGGTCCAGATCACGTCGTCCACCTGGCGCAGCACGGGAATCGCCCGGCGTACGTCCTCCAGCGCCTCCCGGTGCCGGCCGAGCACCCACGAGGCGTAGGCCCGCCTGAACAGCACCCGGGCGCGGGTGTGCCCGCTGCTCACCGCGACCCCGCGCTCCAGCGCGTCCAGGCCCTGCCGGGTACGCCCCGCGGTCACGAGCGCCACGCCGAGCGCGGCCAGCACATCGGCCTCGCGGTCGGCGGACTCGGCGCGTACGGCGAGGTCGCGGGCGCGCCGCAGATGGTGCAGCGCGATCTTCATGTCGCCCCAGTCGCGCTGCCAGATACCGATCACCTGATGGGCGACGGAGGCATGCAGCGGTGAGGGATCGGAGCCGATTACCTCCTCTGCCCTCGCCAGCGCCTGCTTGGGGGCGGCGAACACCATGGGCAGCAGTTCGAGAACCGTGTCGCTTCCCGCCATCACTCAACGGATGGTAGTGCTCCGGGTCGTACGGCACACAGGGGTGGCGCTGTATCAATCGGCGGACCCGAGACTCTGACTGACGACCACCGCTCAAGTGGGAGGACACGCCATGGCACCTCAGCGATTCCCGGAGCAGTTCGACCAGATCCAGCGATCGATGCCCGACGTCCCCCTCGCGATGGGACCGGACGACGCGGCCGAGTTCATCTATGAGAAGGGTGTGGTCCTCGCGAGGGACGGTGAGGAGGCGGCGCTCGTCGAGAACGCCGTGCGCGACCACTTCACCGCGGCGACCGGTCTCAGCGGCGACCAGGTGCGCCGCGCGGGGCCGCAGACCAACCGCTCGGGCATCACCCGTATCCAGGTCGGCGACCCCGGCCACGGCGACCGGCGCGCCGACCGGGCCGTCGCCAACGCCCTGCGGGCCATGCGCGAACCGGAGGGACGCGCCGGACGCCGGCTGGTCAGCCGCAACCACGTGGTGTCCATCGCCGTCAACTCCTGTCCCGGCGACGAACCCGTGCCCGCCCCGCTCACCGGCGGCACCAACCCGGCGCCCGCGGAGGCCGGTTACGACGCCGACACCGCGGTCGGCGTCCTCGTCATCGACAACGGCCTCACCCACGACCACACGCTGGTTCCGCTCCTGACGCACGTCCAGGGCGACCTGCACGGCACCGAGACCGACGACCAGGGCAACCTGAAGATCTACCTCGGGCACGGCACGTTCATCGCGGGCATCCTCGCGTCCGTCGCGCCCAACACGGACATCACCGTGCGCAACACCCTCAACGACGCCGGTGCCATCCTCGAATCCGACTTCGGCGAGGCCCTGTTCGCCGCCGTCGACCGCGACGGCTGGCCCGACATCATCAGCCTCTCCGCGGGCACCTCCAACGGCCGCACCGACGGTCTGCTCGGCGTGGACGCCTTTATGCAGGAACTGCGGCAGCAGCGCACCCTGTTGGTCGCCGCGGCCGGCAACAACGCCAGCGCGACCCCCTTCTGGCCCGCCGCCTACGCCTCCCTGCCCGACTACGCGAGCAGCGTCCTGTCGATCGGCGCCCTGCGCACCGACGGCGACCACGGCGCCTGCTTCAGCAACCACGGCTCGTGGGTCAACGCCTACGCCCCCGGCGAGCGCCTCACCAGCACCCTCACCGGTTTCGACGCACCCATCCCGTACGTCTACCAGCACTCCACCTACGACGCCTGCCGCTTCAACTTCACCTACCTCTGCACCTGCCAACACCCCCGCCACAGCGGCGTGTTGAGCGACGACGGCAGTTCCGCCAAGCCGGACCAGGTGATGTTCGACGGCTACGCGCACTGGAGCG
This DNA window, taken from Streptomyces sp. NBC_00663, encodes the following:
- a CDS encoding LuxR family transcriptional regulator AbsR2, which produces MTWERDAKTLELPWPFTGREDELELIRRSSAAGHHGIVVTGPAGCGKTRLVTEAVRGTDCARVAGTPETRHIPFAAFAHLLPETVNLHRAVQLLSAVRLLLVDDAHLLDDASAALVHQLAVHGRTRLLVVATDGAPAPGAVSRLWTGELLPRLALEPLPHEETAQLAAAGVGGSLEPLTVNRLHRLCRGDLRLLRELLGAVRESGLLTRLPGSDDWAWRGPMPVTTTVRERTARVLERADRETLELLAFAEPLPRSMDDLDLPALERLEADGLVHVDDDGAVRLAHPLHGPVLRAAAGRLRARRLARGPEQCSAALAAETAALAARIERADVRETDAPVGEWLVAEGQPVPARYAAVRARFARLRGELREAAAWAREGLRETAGDPSCRAELALAAAQSGETTGLDGDAGGPVAAWLAAARGDVDTALETVTDAYDAVRLGAPHARPGTGVFALHADALARNDGPALDRAAERLEERGFLLFAAEAHAQAVRAHRDPRAARTSRTRAVALARRCQGARTPALSGLVLGELTARQRQIVTLAAAGLSNRQIAEKLTLSIRTVGNHLYSAYARLGANDRGALPWLVELPAAQPA
- a CDS encoding CHAT domain-containing protein; the encoded protein is MVFAAPKQALARAEEVIGSDPSPLHASVAHQVIGIWQRDWGDMKIALHHLRRARDLAVRAESADREADVLAALGVALVTAGRTRQGLDALERGVAVSSGHTRARVLFRRAYASWVLGRHREALEDVRRAIPVLRQVDDVIWTARALTLRATVHLAVGAVERAEADFAAAETLFDTTGQEHDKADGVESRGLAAFRSGDIPAALRLFDEAGERYAKLGTPSFMWYIRRCEVLMAAGLAPEALAEADAAIAVLDGIGGQSTLKAELLLAAARAARRAGDPHTAIARAALAVRLFAAQRRSWWETHARLVLVEARLAAGRGSGRLVADAAEVAERLAGFGAPAAPEASLLAGRIALGLGWTEDAERHLAIAARSRHSGPPLARMTGWAAQALRARAAGSGRGILEACRRGLDVLDDHRMTLGASELRARATEQGAELAALAQRASLDSGNPRRLLVWSERWRATALSAPPTRPPDDPALLSDLTAFREIAARAEAARREGRPLPVLEREQRRLEREIRARTLHIRGDNPGDGSRFEPGRLLERLGDDVRLVELAVLDGRVQVLLCGQGRVRRFEAGLLHEAETEAEHVQAGLRRLAHPGAEGRLPVVEAAGRRLEELLLGPAAAHLGSGPVVVVPPGRLHRVPWALLPSLRERVLSVSPSASSWLRARETEPPPGGRHVLVRGPGLATEGAEVPELAGRYGGSTVLEEDEARVPRVLTELDGAALAHIAAHGTFRADSPLFSSLRMADGPIVVHDFERLDRSPYRIILSCCDTARFASVGADELLGLVTALLPLGTAGVVACTAPVNDAAVVPLMLALHKALSTGLSLAEALRDARAALPGDATHQATGWAFSAFGAA
- a CDS encoding S8/S53 family peptidase; this translates as MAPQRFPEQFDQIQRSMPDVPLAMGPDDAAEFIYEKGVVLARDGEEAALVENAVRDHFTAATGLSGDQVRRAGPQTNRSGITRIQVGDPGHGDRRADRAVANALRAMREPEGRAGRRLVSRNHVVSIAVNSCPGDEPVPAPLTGGTNPAPAEAGYDADTAVGVLVIDNGLTHDHTLVPLLTHVQGDLHGTETDDQGNLKIYLGHGTFIAGILASVAPNTDITVRNTLNDAGAILESDFGEALFAAVDRDGWPDIISLSAGTSNGRTDGLLGVDAFMQELRQQRTLLVAAAGNNASATPFWPAAYASLPDYASSVLSIGALRTDGDHGACFSNHGSWVNAYAPGERLTSTLTGFDAPIPYVYQHSTYDACRFNFTYLCTCQHPRHSGVLSDDGSSAKPDQVMFDGYAHWSGTSFATPAAAALVAAHMTAHKETDPRAARRQLLAANTEFAEVRGAHVPALIPPTWRQGTVVQLSPGA